In a genomic window of Diabrotica undecimpunctata isolate CICGRU chromosome 2, icDiaUnde3, whole genome shotgun sequence:
- the LOC140433208 gene encoding enhancer of split mgamma protein-like, translating to MASPAVFSQEAQPISRTLQYRKVMKPMLERKRRARINRCLDELKDLMVSALATDGENVSKLEKADILELTVSHLQKLKRQQRLSANPLVEADRFRSGFTTCAREVSRCLASIPGVDIHLGTKLMTHLGQSLKSVDHLDAVPATYTPPASPVYDEGVHYPAPVSPSSSRSTSSPINCPSFTDNQSVWRPW from the coding sequence ATGGCAAGTCCCGCCGTTTTTTCTCAAGAAGCTCAGCCGATTTCACGCACTTTACAATACCGTAAAGTGATGAAGCCGATgttagaaagaaaaagaagagccAGAATCAACCGTTGTTTAGACGAACTCAAAGATTTGATGGTATCAGCTCTTGCTACCGATGGAGAAAACGTATCAAAGTTAGAAAAAGCCGATATTTTAGAGCTGACAGTTTCCCATCTACAAAAACTGAAACGTCAACAGAGATTATCCGCCAATCCTTTGGTCGAAGCTGACAGATTCCGCTCCGGATTTACAACTTGTGCTAGAGAAGTGTCGAGGTGCCTAGCGTCCATCCCTGGAGTCGACATCCACCTTGGTACCAAGTTAATGACACACTTGGGTCAAAGTCTTAAGAGTGTTGACCATTTAGATGCCGTACCCGCTACATACACTCCACCAGCATCTCCCGTCTACGACGAAGGTGTCCACTACCCAGCGCCTGTGTCACCCTCTTCATCGAGAAGTACATCCAGCCCTATCAACTGTCCCAGTTTCACAGACAATCAATCAGTTTGGAGACCGTGGTGA
- the LOC140434232 gene encoding transcription factor A, mitochondrial-like — protein MAGQGFLLKTFNVLSSRIISVNRLNVTNFGNPTRTLKTDIKERIKSLNIPEKPKKPLTPYLQFLNQRRNIIVKENPNIGPKDVLRKLSEEWKQVSEEQKAKMKEKFHEESEMYDKKILKFNTDLTEEQREVLQLANNEKKEQRKKRKTTKLLKETHKPKRPQGPYLLYLQEQSKIRNVPLNILMKTIKNDWAEVPESQKEKFKAQYAKENEKYELELEKWEKRMISEGHPELVRAKSKVPEERPSRILDLKGKKPSKQ, from the exons ATGGCTGGTCAAGGATTTTTGTTAAAAACATTCAATGTTTTAAGTAGTAGAATTATATCTGTAAATAG GTTAAATGTGACAAATTTCGGAAACCCCACCAGGACTTTAAAAACAGACATTAAGGAAAGAATCAAATCTTTAAATATTCCTGAAAAGCCGAAGAAACCTTTAACACCTTATCTACAATTTCTGAATCAACGGCGAAATATTATAGTTAAGGAAAATCCCAATATAGGTCCCAAAGATGTATTAAGAAAACTCTCAGAAGAATGGAAACAGGTGTCTGAAGAACAAAAGGCTAAAATGAAGGAAAAGTTTCACGAAGAATCAGAGatgtatgataaaaaaatattaaaatttaatactgATTTAACTGAAGAACAGAGAGAAGTCTTACAACTAGCTAATAATgaaaagaaagaacaaagaaaaaaaagaaagactACGAAG TTATTAAAAGAAACTCACAAACCCAAAAGACCACAAGGTCCTTATTTGTTATACCTCCAAGAACAGAGTAAAATCAGAAATGTTCCTCTTAATATCCTGATGAAAACTATAAAGAATGATTGGGCAGAGGTACCAGAAAGCCAGAAGGAGAAATTTAAAGCTCAATATGCTAaggaaaatgaaaaatatgaattaGAATTAGAAAAGTGGGAGAAGAGAATGATCAGTGAAGGCCATCCAGAATTAGTTAGAGCCAAGAGTAAAGTTCCAGAAGAGAGGCCATCTAGG ATTCTAGACCTGAAGGGGAAGAAGCCTAGTAAACAATAG